The nucleotide sequence GGCCTTTTTCCACGGCTTTCTTCGCCACCAGACCGGCACCGATCATCACCGAGGGATTGGAAGTGTTCGTGCAACTGGTGATCGCGGCGATAACCACATCCCCGTGACCCAAAGAATAATTTTGACTGTCCACAGCAACCGCCGACGCGGATTTGGTCGTTTTGTCGGCTTCTACCTGGAATCCTGCGACCAGTTGTTTTTTGAAGTCTTCAGCAGCTCCAGCCAGAACCACACGGTCCTGCGGGCGTTTCGGTCCTGCCAGTGACGGCACCACCGTGGACATGTCCAGATGAAGAGTGTCGTTGAAGTGATAGTGCTTTTCAGCTTCTTCTGAACGCCACAAACCGGTTTCTTTTGCATAAGCCTCAACCAAAGCAATCGTTGCGGCATCACGGCCGGACAGACGCAGATACTTCATTGTCTGTTCGTCCACCGGGAAGAACCCGCAGGTTGCACCGTATTCCGGAGCCATGTTGGCAATCGTCGCACGATCCGCCAAGGACATGGACGCCAGACCCGGGCCATAGAATTCAACAAATTTTCCGACCACACCTTTTTTTCGCAGCATCTGCGTGATGGTCAGAACAAGATCCGTCGCGGTCGTGCCTTCTTGCATCTTGCCATCCAGCTTAAATCCGACCACTTCCGGAATCAGCATGCTGAGAGGTTGCCCCAGCATCACCGCTTCCGCCTCGATACCACCGACACCCCAGCCCAGCACGGCCAGACCGTTGATCATGGTGGTATGACTGTCTGTGCCCACCAGCGTGTCCGGGAAGGCATTGGCACCATCCGACCCTTGATTGGACCAAACCGTTTTACCCAAATACTCCAGATTCACCTGGTGGCAAATACCGGTGCCCGGCGGAACCACTTTGAAATTCTGAAACGCGTTCTGCCCCCATTTCAGGAAGACATAACGTTCGTGGTTTCGTTCAAATTCCATCTTAACGTTTTCATCAAAGGACTTCGGCGTACCGAAAGCATCGACCATCACCGAGTGGTCAATCACCAGATCCACTGGCACCAGCGGGTTGATCTTTTTCGGATCACCACCCAGAGCTTTCATCGCGTCACGCATTGCTGCCAGATCCACGACTGCCGGTACACCGGTGAAGTCCTGCATCAGCACTCGCGCCGGGAAGAAAGAAATTTCGCGGGAAAGGGATTCGGTGCTCAGGCTCAGCAGGGAATCAATGTCCTCTTTGCTGACATGCAGACCATCCTCGTGGCGCAGAAGGTTTTCCAAAAGGACCTTCAGCGACACCGGTAGTTTTTTTATATTGGGATGCTGGATTTTCTGAGCGTTGAAAGTGGTGTAGCTCTGAGAGCCCACCTGAAGTTTCGATTTCGTCTTAAAACTGTCTTTGGATTGAATGAACATGAGAGGCTCCTTCCTCTCAATTCCACTCCCCTCTTAGGAATTTATCAAGCCAAAAAGCCCCGATCTGGGTTTTCACATCGCTGACTTTTCCCTCGAGAACAAGCTGCATCAGATCCGCGGGTTTTACTTCGACAACCTCAATAAACTCGCCCTGATCCAGACGCTGTTGGAGCTGAGTCAAATCCTTGGCCAGATACAAATCAATGTGTTCGTTGGAATAACCAATGACCGGGTGAATTGTGGTCAGGAACTTCCAGTCTTTGGCTTCATAACCGGTCTCTTCGAGCAGTTCTCGTTTTGCTGTCAGCAGGGTTTCTTCATTGTGATCCCTTTTTCCGGCCGGGAACTCGAGAAAAACTTTCTTTACGGCATGGCGGTACTGATGAATCATCACGACATTTCCATTCGGCAAAAGCGGAATCATCATGGCCGCGCCGGGATGCAGAATGTATTCACGAGTGTACGTGCGCCCGTCAGGGGCCCGCACCTGATCCTGTTCAATTTTGAGGTATCGTCCTTTAAAAATCTGACGCGTGGACAGCGTCTTTTCTTCCAAATGCTTCATGGTGTTCAGAGTCTCATACAGACACGCTGAAGTCGCTCCATTTCGTCTGGACCAAAGATGGTCCCGCCTTTTGTCCAAAAGGTGTAGAATGGATGAGGCTCATAGATGTTGAATTCAAGAGTGTTGTATAGACTTGTGTTAAATCAAATTTGAAAGATCAGGAGGATCACTATGAGAGCTTTGACCAAGGTGGGAATATTCATGTCCACCGCTCTTCTTGCTTCGCTCATGTTTGCCCAGGATGCAAACGCCCAACGCCGCCTTAGTCGCGGTCCCAGCCTTTCAGGCGACATGTCTTTGGGAATCGGTCTGTCGACTGTTTCTGCCGGACAAAATGACATGAACTCGTTGATTGACGCCGCTCGTGCGAGCGCCGCCAACGCTGACACCAAATCTCTGGGCAGTGCCTGGGAATTTTATGCCAACTGGTCTTACCGCTTCAGCGGGACTTCTTATGCATTTGTCTTCCGCCCTTCTTACTTCATGCAAAGCACTGAAGGTTCAGGCACTGACGGAAGTTACGATTACAAACTGACGGGATTCACTGTCTTCCCGATCTTCCGCATGTATCCGCTGGAAAATTCTTTCATCAAGTTCTACATGCAGACAGGCCTGGGTTACGGTTCCTTGAGTGGTGAAATCACCGCCGGCACCAAGAATCTGGATTTCAAAGGCAGTGCCTTTGGCGCCATGGGTGGTATCGGTGTGGACTTCTGCTTCACCGACGCTCACTGTCTGACGGTGGAAGGCAATATCCGTTACATGCCTATTGAACGAAATCTGACAACCGGAGGAAACTGTACCGGTGCCAGCGACATCCCGGGCGTCAGCCAGTGCGGTGGCGATTCCGAAGTCGAGCGCAATGGCAAGGACTTGTCGACGACCATGTCCGGAGTGCAGGGCCTGATCGGTTACACGATGAATTTCTAGCAAGACTAGTGTCTTGTTTCAGTACTGATTCGCTCAAAAAGCCACCTCCAGAAGGTGGCTTTTTTTATTCCCGCCCTGAGACACCAGGCGACTTTAGAAGTCTTCAGTTTTTGCCGATATTTTAACAAGCATGAATACACGGGACGTGAATAAAATCGCCATATTAGGGATGATCGTATCGATCCTCTCTGCCTGCTCGGACGCCAGTCCGACAGTGTCGATTCTGCGTTCTGTGGAAAGTCTTGAGTTCAATCCAAGTCACGTTGTCACTTCCAGCCTGAACAGTGTGCCATTACAAGCCTCTTGCGCCAACTTCATCGGCAACATCGACATGAGTCTCGATGGCGGTGTCACCTGGATCACGCCGACCAGTTATGACGTCACCGCGCCGTCATCGTGTGTGAACGGCAAGTTCACCGTCAGTCTGTCCAATCTGAAATCCCCGTGGAGCTCTTTGGCGATTTCACCCGGGCAAACTCTGAAAGTGAAATTCCGCGCACAACCGCGCAAGAACAATTTCTTCTACAAAGAAGTAACAGTGCTTTATTCCCCGTCATCCACCCGCAGTCAGGACATCCTGATTGGCAGTGCCGAACAGGCCGGTGGTGGATACCGCGTAAAAAGCCGCCTTCGTCATCAGCAGCAGCATGTCGCCACGGGCGGCAACTTTAAAATCAAAGGGAGAATCACAGAATGAAAAATCTGATTTATTCCCTTATGCTGATTTTGACGACAGCTTCGGTTCCGGCTCAGGCAGCTTCGCCGTCGCCAGGTCCGTTGTTCACTTATGAAGGTTTGCTGACGGATGCCGCGGGCACTCCGATCACCACAACCCAGACCGTTCTTTTACAGATTATCTATCCATCCACTTGTGTGGTGTTTGAAGAAACCCACAGCATCACCCCTGGTTCCAGCGGTGAATTCAGTGTGATTGTCGGCAGTGGCACACGCACGGATTCCACGGGCAATACCGCGGATCGCATTTTTGCGTCTGCCGGCAGTGTGACCTGTTCTGACACCAGCACCGTGACGGCATCGGGATTCACAACCCGTTCTTTGCGCGTGCGTGTGGGCGGAACCGATCTGACGCCGGATGTGGCGATCAATACGGTTCCATTTGCCATCAATGCCGCCCGTCTTGCCGACAAAACCGCCGCAGACTTTGTACAGGTTTCAGCGTCGACAACTCAAACCAATGTTGACAGTGTTTTCAGCCGCTACAGCACTTTGAACAGTGTTTTGAATATGTTCACAACAGCGGGCGCCAACGGTCAGGTTCTGATTGGCACTGGCACCGGCTATACCCCGGCAAATTTGACGGCGGGTTCCGGTATCAATATCACCAACTCTTCCGGTGGCATTACGATTTCTGCCAGCGGTGGAGGCGGCTCGGTCACTTCCGTGACAGCCCAATCACCTTTGGGTGTTGCCGGAACTGCAGCCGTGCCGGATCTGTTCATCACACAAGCCAACTCCACCACTAACGGTTATTTGAGTTCCGCAGACTGGCAGGCCTTCAACAACAAGCAAGACAAGTCCCTTTCCACGGGCCGAATTTGGGTTGGCAGCAGCGGCATGTCTGTGGAAGTTCCCGTCAGTGGCGATGCGACTTTGGATTACTCTGGTGCCCTCAGCCTTGCAAGTGTCGGCACCCCTGGCACTTATCCCAAAGTGACCGTTGATGCGAAAGGCCGCGTGACTGCGGGCTCAGCACTGGTGGCTGCGGATATTCCGTCCCTGGACTGGAATAAAATCACCACGGGTTTGCCATCTTCACTTTCTGGTTATGGCATCCTGGATGCTGTTAAAAACTTTGGTGGCACGGCAGGAATCATGTCTGGCATAGATGCGGCCCGTCCGGCTGCGGGTAATGCAGGCCTTCTTTATATTTCTTCAGACACTCATCAGATCTATCGCGACAATGGGTCCTCATGGAGCACTCTGGGGGGCGGTGGAGCGGCAACCCCGATCAGTCTTACGTCCCAAGTCACGGGAGTCCTGCCCATTGCGAACGGTGGTACTGGTGCATCCTCTGTTGTTGGCGCGATGGCGACTCTATCCCCGCTGACAAGCAAAGGCGATATTCTGGTTCACAACGGTACAAACAACGTTCGCCTGCCTGCGGGATCCCCTGGCCAGGTTCTGACCGCGGATACTGCTGATGCCAACGGTGTGAAATGGATCTCGATTCCCACGGGCACCGTCACGAATGTGACTGGCACGGCTCCGGTGGTTGTTTCCAACAACACCACAACGCCGACTATCTCGGTCAACGATGCCACCGCCAGCACCAAAGGTGTTGTGCAAATCGGAAGTGGTCTGAATGTCACATCCGGCACCGTCAGCGTGAATCCGGCATCATTCCCTTCGATAGTCCCGGTTTCAAAAGGTGGTACCGGCACTGGCACCATCGCGGCAAATAAAATACTGATGACCAACGGATCAGCCAATGCATTCACTGAATTTTCGTGCGGCATCGGTCAGGCCATTGCCTTTGATGCCATGGGTGTTGCCGGCTGTTCCAGCTACAGTTCCTTGGGTGTGATTGTGAATTCAGGGAACTCTTTGGGAATCCCGATGATCGTGGGCACCAACGATGCCTTCAGCCTGTCGCTTGAAACCAACAATACGACCCGCATGACGATCGACGATAACGGCCGCGTGGGTATTGGAACAACCACCCCAGCGACGCCCCTGCATGTGCTCGGATCCGGTGAAGTGGCGCGCTTCGTGTCTTCGGCCACAGGTGGTGTGGTGTTAGATTCCACGGCGCTGAATTATAATCCGTCTTTGATCTACAGAAAAACCAATATCAATCGCTGGTCGATGATGGTTAATGCGGTATCCGAAAGCGGATCCAACCTGGGTTCGAACTTCAGTATCCTTCGCTATGATGACGCTGGCACCACGCTGGGAGCGGCAGTGACAATTGATCGCGCCACCGGGAACTTTGGTATCAATACCGCGGCACCGACTTACACCATTCACGTGACCGGGACTGCCGGATTAAGTACAGGTTCTGCATGGACAGTGGCATCCGATGCACGCCTGAAAGACGTGCATGGCGATTATGAATACGGCTTGAATGAAATTCTGAAACTGCACACAGTTCGTTACAATTACAAAGCTGGCAACGCCGCGAAAATCCCTTCGGATGTTCCTATGGTGGGCTTCATCGCCCAGGAAGTTCAGCAGGTGATTCCGGATGCAGTGAAAACCCGCGCTGACGGCTATCTTGAACTGAATGTCGACCCCATTCACTGGGCGACCGTGAATGCGGTGAAAGACCTTCACGGCATGTGCAAAGCCACGCAGGATCAACTGAACACCATCACTCGAAAAGTCGCTTCTTTGGAAGAAGATGCTGCTGCGAAAGACCTGCGCATCAAGGCGCTGGAAGATGAAAACAAGAGTCTCAAAAAAGACCTGGAAATGATCAAAGCCAAACTTGGCCTGCAGTAATCTCATTTCGAAACTTCAAAACATACCATTACAGTACGACGTGTGGGGGATACTTCCACAGTTTTTACAATTTTGTTAATCTTATAGATAGCTGATTGTAGAGGTACGTAATGACAAAATCACTATTGATGGCCGTGCTGTTGGTGTCCCCTTTCGCACTGGCGAAAAAACAAAATGAACCCAATCTTCGCGCGCGTGGCCTGCTGAAAAAAATCACCTGCAGTTATCACGGCAGCGGAAAAACCCCTACCGGCGAAAGCATCGGATCGGTGGACTTTGCCGATCCGGAAAAAACCGTCTGTGATCCCCTGGGCAGCGGTTCTGCCAACAATACCGAAAACGGTCTGTTTGCGAAGCTCTTCGTAAAAAGCCCTGAGATGTCCAGTCCGGTCAAAAGCGTGATGGACTATTACAACAACGGTGTGAAGCTTGAGCAGGATCTGTATTTTTCGGACGTCAATGTACCGACGCGCGTTTTCACTGACGGCTTTGCCACCAGGAACGGCGAAGTGCTGATGGATGCCAGCGGCAACAAACTGATCGAAAACTTTGCCATCGAATACACCTCCGTCCTGAAACTTTCAGATCAGGATCGTGAAGGCCACTATGAAATTTCATTGCTGTCTGATGACGGTGCCCGCCTGTTTGTGAAAGAGGGCGACGCATGGAATGAACTGGTGAATAACGACGGCGTGCACCCGACCCGTCTGGGCTGTCCTTTCCGCACGGTGGAAATGAAAAAGGACACCGAACTGCCGATCCGTATTCTGTACTATCAGGGGCCGCGCTATCACATTGCCAATGTGATGCTGTGGAAACATCACAAAAAGGCCCAAAGCTGGAAAAAGCCTTCGTCGCATTCCCTGTGCGGCATTCAAAGCAACAATTTCTTCTACAACCCGAACAACGGAAAAAAACAAGCGGCGGTGAAGTTCCTGGAAGCCACGGGCTGGGATGTGGTTGCGCCGGCCAACTTCCGCATGCCTCCTTTGAAACCGAATCCGTGCGTGGAACCGGACTTTGCTTTAAGCGACTTCAAGGTGGCCTCGGTGGCCGCTCCGAATGCAGAAATTACCTGGTCGACAAACTTCCCGTCCTCAAGCCAGATCTATATCGTCAATATCTTCACGGGTGAGGAAATGTACACCGCGGTTGATAGCGAGATGGTCACAAGCCATAAAGCCGTCTTAAGCGGTCTGATCCATGGTTTGCAGTATCAGGTTCAGGCCATCAGCGTGGATGCAAGCGGTAAAGAGCTTCGCAGCCCTGCCATCATGCTTCTGCCATAAGCTTATCATTCCTTCCGGGAATACTAAGTTTCCACCTGCTAACTTGCCAGTCCCCCGGTTTTTAAATAGAAACCGGGGCCATGAAAGCACTTCTGATCAGTTTTATTCTTTTGATCTGCTCCCCCGCCTGGTCCCTGCAGTCAGCCTTTGGCGGCACGATTGAAGGTTTAAGCATTCCCAATTCGCACGAAGTATATAGCGACGCCAGTGGCGCTCGTGTGGTGCGTGGGATGGAGCCCAGAAACAAGGCCCAGATTCATGAGCTGCTGGATTCCGGCATCGAAGAAGTTCTGATCTTTAAAACCGACACCAAAGGCGAAGTGGCCAAAGAAATCACCCAGCTGCAAAACGCGGGTCTTTCTGCCGCGGCGATCACTCATGTGCCCTTTCCGTGGAAAGACCTGCATGACTACAAAGCGGCCTGCCGCATGACGATTGAGGCTTTAAAAACAATTGAAAGATCAGTAAAGGCCGGAAGAAGCATTTACTTCCACTGCACGGTGGGTGAAGACCGCACGGGTTATCTGGCGGGTCTGTGGGGCCTGTGGACCGGTGAATTTGAAACGGCAGCACAGGCCTTTAAAACCGAAATGTGTGCCCGGGGTTATGAAGCGGGTAATCCACGCAAGCCTTACAAAGAGGTTGTCGCCAAGATTCGTGAAACACTGACGCCGACCTATCTGAAAATGGCCACGGTGCTGACAGAAGCCCGCGCACGCGGGCAGAACCTGCACGGGTCCCTGTGCAATCAGGAACCCGTGATTGAAAACGCTGCGGCTTTCCGCTGCGTCAGCAAAAGAAACTAGAACATGGTGTTGGTATTTGCGGCCTTTTCAGGAATCTCCTGAATCACGTCCCAGTGCTCGACAATCTTGCCGCCTTCAACACGGAAGATGTCCACGATCGCGCGTCCGCGGTCGTCTTTGTTCTGTTTGGACAAGACATGCAAAACCACCAGATCCCCTTCAGCAACCACACGCTTGATTTCGCTGCGAGCTTCAGGATTGGCTTTGAAGTGCGGAATGAAATAGCCCGTGAACGGTTTCACCCCGTCCGGAACCATGGGATTGTGCTGAATGTACTTTGAACCAAAGTACTTGTCGGCGGCTTCCTGAACCTTGTGATCTCGAAAGACCATATTATAGAAATCAGTGACGATTTTTTTATTTTCTTCCACGGTGGTTTTCTTTGCCATCGCCGGAAGGGCCAAAGACAGAATCAATGC is from Bdellovibrio bacteriovorus str. Tiberius and encodes:
- the acnA gene encoding aconitate hydratase AcnA — encoded protein: MFIQSKDSFKTKSKLQVGSQSYTTFNAQKIQHPNIKKLPVSLKVLLENLLRHEDGLHVSKEDIDSLLSLSTESLSREISFFPARVLMQDFTGVPAVVDLAAMRDAMKALGGDPKKINPLVPVDLVIDHSVMVDAFGTPKSFDENVKMEFERNHERYVFLKWGQNAFQNFKVVPPGTGICHQVNLEYLGKTVWSNQGSDGANAFPDTLVGTDSHTTMINGLAVLGWGVGGIEAEAVMLGQPLSMLIPEVVGFKLDGKMQEGTTATDLVLTITQMLRKKGVVGKFVEFYGPGLASMSLADRATIANMAPEYGATCGFFPVDEQTMKYLRLSGRDAATIALVEAYAKETGLWRSEEAEKHYHFNDTLHLDMSTVVPSLAGPKRPQDRVVLAGAAEDFKKQLVAGFQVEADKTTKSASAVAVDSQNYSLGHGDVVIAAITSCTNTSNPSVMIGAGLVAKKAVEKGLTVKPWVKTSLAPGSQVVTDYLERAGLQTYLDKLGFNLVGYGCTTCIGNSGPLDAPVAGAVEKGNLVVASVLSGNRNFEGRINPHVKANYLASPMLVVAHALAGNMMIDITRDSLGEDSAGKPVYLKDIWPSTQEIQDTINKTVETKMFDTRYGNVFAGTEDWQKINTTSSQVYSWEKSTYIKNPPYFEGMGLKPEAVHDVKGARPLAILGDSITTDHISPAGSIKKDSPAGRYLTSHGVEAHDFNSYGSRRGNDEVMVRGTFANIRIKNEMLQGVEGGMTKYVPSGETLAIYDASVKYQSTMTPLVVIAGKEYGTGSSRDWAAKGTRLLGVKAVIAESFERIHRSNLIGMGVLPLQFHPGTDRKTLHLDGTETFDISGIAAGMKPQQDLTLTIHRANGQKEDVKVRSRIDTAVELEYYKNGGILHYVLRKLV
- a CDS encoding NUDIX domain-containing protein; this translates as MKHLEEKTLSTRQIFKGRYLKIEQDQVRAPDGRTYTREYILHPGAAMMIPLLPNGNVVMIHQYRHAVKKVFLEFPAGKRDHNEETLLTAKRELLEETGYEAKDWKFLTTIHPVIGYSNEHIDLYLAKDLTQLQQRLDQGEFIEVVEVKPADLMQLVLEGKVSDVKTQIGAFWLDKFLRGEWN
- a CDS encoding tail fiber domain-containing protein, which codes for MKNLIYSLMLILTTASVPAQAASPSPGPLFTYEGLLTDAAGTPITTTQTVLLQIIYPSTCVVFEETHSITPGSSGEFSVIVGSGTRTDSTGNTADRIFASAGSVTCSDTSTVTASGFTTRSLRVRVGGTDLTPDVAINTVPFAINAARLADKTAADFVQVSASTTQTNVDSVFSRYSTLNSVLNMFTTAGANGQVLIGTGTGYTPANLTAGSGINITNSSGGITISASGGGGSVTSVTAQSPLGVAGTAAVPDLFITQANSTTNGYLSSADWQAFNNKQDKSLSTGRIWVGSSGMSVEVPVSGDATLDYSGALSLASVGTPGTYPKVTVDAKGRVTAGSALVAADIPSLDWNKITTGLPSSLSGYGILDAVKNFGGTAGIMSGIDAARPAAGNAGLLYISSDTHQIYRDNGSSWSTLGGGGAATPISLTSQVTGVLPIANGGTGASSVVGAMATLSPLTSKGDILVHNGTNNVRLPAGSPGQVLTADTADANGVKWISIPTGTVTNVTGTAPVVVSNNTTTPTISVNDATASTKGVVQIGSGLNVTSGTVSVNPASFPSIVPVSKGGTGTGTIAANKILMTNGSANAFTEFSCGIGQAIAFDAMGVAGCSSYSSLGVIVNSGNSLGIPMIVGTNDAFSLSLETNNTTRMTIDDNGRVGIGTTTPATPLHVLGSGEVARFVSSATGGVVLDSTALNYNPSLIYRKTNINRWSMMVNAVSESGSNLGSNFSILRYDDAGTTLGAAVTIDRATGNFGINTAAPTYTIHVTGTAGLSTGSAWTVASDARLKDVHGDYEYGLNEILKLHTVRYNYKAGNAAKIPSDVPMVGFIAQEVQQVIPDAVKTRADGYLELNVDPIHWATVNAVKDLHGMCKATQDQLNTITRKVASLEEDAAAKDLRIKALEDENKSLKKDLEMIKAKLGLQ
- a CDS encoding phosphatase domain-containing putative toxin, with translation MKALLISFILLICSPAWSLQSAFGGTIEGLSIPNSHEVYSDASGARVVRGMEPRNKAQIHELLDSGIEEVLIFKTDTKGEVAKEITQLQNAGLSAAAITHVPFPWKDLHDYKAACRMTIEALKTIERSVKAGRSIYFHCTVGEDRTGYLAGLWGLWTGEFETAAQAFKTEMCARGYEAGNPRKPYKEVVAKIRETLTPTYLKMATVLTEARARGQNLHGSLCNQEPVIENAAAFRCVSKRN
- a CDS encoding nuclear transport factor 2 family protein, with amino-acid sequence MAKKTTVEENKKIVTDFYNMVFRDHKVQEAADKYFGSKYIQHNPMVPDGVKPFTGYFIPHFKANPEARSEIKRVVAEGDLVVLHVLSKQNKDDRGRAIVDIFRVEGGKIVEHWDVIQEIPEKAANTNTMF